The genome window CAAAGTTCGTGAAGTTAGTATACAAATTTTGAATCCCGTTCCACTTTGGAAATAAGTAGGGGTATTCTTGTATTTTACAAACGACGTTTAAAAAGTAAATGGCTGGGAAGAATTTTTTCTCCTCAGCCATTTTTCAACTAATCAACTTTTACAAATCCATCTTGAACAAATTTCGTTCCGTAGGTCAGAGTGTTTTCCACGGGACACTTTGCGGCAACGTCAGCGAGAAACTTCTTAATGTCTTCATCAGACTCGCTGCTGCGTAGGTGTGGTTGGTAACGGATCTCAGTAAACTTACGAACATTCTTGCCATCAGCAACGTCTTCACGACCAAGATCACCCTCGATTGTTACCCAAAAAGCTCGTAAGTCAAAGTTACGCTTTTTAGCTAATGCTTGGGCAGTGATTGCCTGACAGGCACCAAATGACGCAAGAAGAATTTCTACTGGATTCATCCCCGTATTAGTACTTTCTGGCTCATCAAAGGTAATTTCAAAACCACGGGTACCTGCTGAAACTTGCATCCCCGTTGTTGTCTTAGTTGCTGTTACTTTATATTTACTCATAACCGTTCCCTCCTTTAATACCCATAGTGTAATCGAGACGATACTTTTGGTCAATGAGGGTGCTCAATTATAAGGTGATTTCATGTGGTGATTTTTCGCTATTAAGGATTGTCATCACATCATCAAGTGAAATATCCACCATGTTTTTGACTGCTAAATTAGTAAAGAAGGCAATATGGGGAGTAAGAATGACATTATCCATTTCGTGTAATTCTTTAACAAGGGGCTGATCATCAAGCCCTTTTTCTCGGCGATCCGCAGCTGCAACTGTTTCTTCACCTTCAAAGGTATCGAGGGTGGCCGCGGCGATTTCACCAGATTTTAATGCTGTGACGAGGTCAGCTGTATTAACGACTGGACCACGACTAGCATTGACCAAACCAGCAGTTGGTTTCATCATTACAAAGTCGTTAGCGGTCAGCAAACCTTTAGAAGTTGGGTTTAGATCAACGTGGAGACTAACAACATCGGCTTGCTTTAGTAATTCTTCTTTAGAAACGAACTGGACAATTCCATCGAGGTCAGTGCGCGGATTCGTGTCATAACCAAGAACAGTGGCACCGAGGGCATTAAGAAGTTTAGCAAGTGTTCCGCCGATACGCCCGACCCCAATAATTCCAATCCTTGCCGTGTGAATTTCGGTTGACTGTTCATCGCTAAACCAGCGGAAGTCATTTTCGGCGACTTGGTGGTCAAAGCGGTAAGTTTTCCGAAGCAACCGGAAAATCTGCATTAATGCAAACTCGGCGACACTCCGCGGTGAATATGCTGGTACATTGGTGACGACTAAGTCATTTTCGTTAGCCTTTTTGATGTCGACCATGTCAAATCCCGCGGTCCGAGTAGCAATTTGTTTCAGACCATTGGCATGTAGCTTTTCATAAATATCAGCCGGAACTTTACTACGTTGCTGAATCACGAGTCCATCAACATCGGCCGTTAATTCAACAGCATCGTCAATCAATTTCGGCGTTGTGATGATTTCGATATTATGTTCTTTCGCATATTCGTTAATGGCGGTTTGTTCATCGTCCCGCATACTAGTCATCAAGATTTTCGTCATGTTAATCCTCCTTATTAATGAAGGCCGCAATGTTATCAAGAGCTCCGGTTAGATTTTCCATACTGGTGGCGTAACTAATTCGAACATATCCTTGGCCGCCAGCTCCAAAGAAGGAACCGGGAATCACAGCAACTTTTCCTTCATTAGCAAGATCTGTCGCAAATTTAAGGTCATCATTACCATATTGTTCAGGAATCTTAGCAAAAACGTAGAAGGCTCCTTGAGGATTAATCAACTCGAATCCTAATTTTTGGAGGCTATTAACAACAAAGTCTCGTCGTTGCTCATAGGCATCTTTCATTTCTTGAGTAGCTGCTTTTCCTTCGTCAGTACCAAATGCGGCTACTGCAGCGGCCATTGCTGGATTAGAAGCAGCGGTTACTAACATTGCGTGAATGGCACTGACCGATTTCATCAATTCTTGCGGCCCAGCGATAAAACCAATTCGGTAACCAGTCATTGCGTGTGATTTTGAGGCACCATTTAAAATTAGCGTTTGTTCGGGGATGTAATTAGCGATTGAAGTATGAGTAGCTCCGTAAACAAGTTCAGAGTAAATTTCATCTGCAATTACAATCAGGTTAGTTGATTTAACCGTATCGGCTAGTGCTTTAATTTGATCTTGGGTGTAAGTAACACCAGTTGGGTTGGAGGGGTAGTTAAGAACTAGTCCCTTTGCATTAGGATGTTCTTCTAGTACGCTTTGGAGTCTTGCGGGTGTGAGAACAAAATCATCGCCGCTTGTATCAACTTCAATCGGAATCCCACCAAGAATCTTTGTAACAGCCATGTAGAAGGGGAAAGTTGGGGTTGGAATGATAATTTCGTCACCGGGATTAATAATAGTAGAAAGAGAAGCGAAAATTCCTTCTGTTGCGCCAACTGTAACAGCAATTTCGTTTTTTGGATCGTATTCCAGTTTGTAACGATCTTGCATGAAGTGAGCGATTGCTTGACGAAGTGCGAAAGTCCCATTTCCCGGAGCATAGTGTGAATCATTGGCATTGATGCTTTCGATTGCGGCCTGCTTCATTGCGGCTGGCACATTAAAGTCTGGTTCACCTAATGTTAGTTTAATGATGCCAGGGATTGTGCTGACTTGATAGTCAAATTCGCGGATCCCACCAGGAGTGAGTTTAGCGAAATTATTGTTAAGACGACTAAGGATTTCTTTTTTAGTAGCTGGCATGATAAATTCCTCCTATATAAATATGTAGATTTAGAAATAAAAGAAGCCCTGAATGCTATAGAAATAACATCCAGGGCTTCTTGATCAGATTGGAATGAGTATAAAAGAGGCTCTCGGATGTTTGGGGGTCATCCGGGAACATCACAATGATAAAATCACTGCTGGTTAGCGGACGGTAATCGCGCTAAACCAGAAGACATACGCTTGATTCAAGTGAATTGTCGCGGTGATCATCATTGTGTCCTCCTTTTGATTAACTGATTATTAATAATTCTAATTGTTCTTTAATTTTTGTCAAGCGTTGATTGAGAAAAACTATTAATTACAAAATTATTTATTGATTACAATTGTAAATATAATAAAGCTCGAAAATATTTGTGATTATTAGTTCGCATTTAATTTAATATTTAATTTATATTCTACAATTTTTTTTATTTTTTCGCGCCTTTTTTGTTGTGTTACTCCACAAGTGTGATATAATATTAATCGTAAAGGAAGTGGGTAGCAATGCGGATCGACATCAAACATTATTTGGAAGTTAACCACTTGACCATTTATCAAGTTTCCAAGCGTTCCGGTTACGGCTACACGACTTTACACAAATCGTTTAACAAACCACAGTCTAGTTCGACCTCGCTTAACCTGCGTGACCTTGATGCCTTGGCTCGCGCTCAAGACAAGAGCATGTGGGAGGTCCTTAAAGAACTAGAAGAGCATTACCTCGAATGAGATTGTGGCATTGCTGTAGCCACAGGAGGTCAAATGCATTAATTTTTGACTTCTAGAATACTTAGACTACGAAACTTAGAAAATAAAATATTATATTTAATTGAGGAGGGATTGCATATGGCTCAAAACCCAATGAATCCATTTGACAACGACATGAATGACATCTTTAATCAATTAATGGGTGGCATGAATGGTTTCAATTCTGATAATCGGCGTTACCTAATCAATGGTCGTGAAGTAACACCAGAAGAATTTGCTGAATATCGTAGAACTGGTCAATTGCCAGGCGGTGCAAATCCTCAACAAGGTGGGCAACCTGGCCCTCAACCTAACGCAGGTAAGGACAGTATCTTACACAAGTTAGGTCGAAACTTAACTCAAGAAGCTCGTGAACATGAACTTGACCCTGTTATTGGTCGGAACAAGGAAATCCAAGAAACAGCTGAAATTTTAAGCCGGCGGACAAAGAACAACCCTGTATTAGTTGGGGATGCTGGTGTTGGTAAGACTGCTGTTGTTGAAGGTTTAGCACAAGCAATTGTTTCCGGCGATGTACCAGCTGCTATCAAGGACAAGGAAATTATCAGTATCGATATTTCTGGCCTTGAAGCAGGTACTCAATATCGTGGTAGTTTTGAAGAAAACATGCAAAAGTTGGTTGATGAAGTCAAGAAGGCTGGAAATATCATCCTCTTCTTCGATGAAATTCACCAAATTATTGGTGCCGGTTCAACTGGTGATTCTAGTGGTTCCAAGGGTA of Limosilactobacillus reuteri subsp. reuteri contains these proteins:
- a CDS encoding aminotransferase class I/II-fold pyridoxal phosphate-dependent enzyme, coding for MPATKKEILSRLNNNFAKLTPGGIREFDYQVSTIPGIIKLTLGEPDFNVPAAMKQAAIESINANDSHYAPGNGTFALRQAIAHFMQDRYKLEYDPKNEIAVTVGATEGIFASLSTIINPGDEIIIPTPTFPFYMAVTKILGGIPIEVDTSGDDFVLTPARLQSVLEEHPNAKGLVLNYPSNPTGVTYTQDQIKALADTVKSTNLIVIADEIYSELVYGATHTSIANYIPEQTLILNGASKSHAMTGYRIGFIAGPQELMKSVSAIHAMLVTAASNPAMAAAVAAFGTDEGKAATQEMKDAYEQRRDFVVNSLQKLGFELINPQGAFYVFAKIPEQYGNDDLKFATDLANEGKVAVIPGSFFGAGGQGYVRISYATSMENLTGALDNIAAFINKED
- a CDS encoding NAD(P)-dependent oxidoreductase; the encoded protein is MTKILMTSMRDDEQTAINEYAKEHNIEIITTPKLIDDAVELTADVDGLVIQQRSKVPADIYEKLHANGLKQIATRTAGFDMVDIKKANENDLVVTNVPAYSPRSVAEFALMQIFRLLRKTYRFDHQVAENDFRWFSDEQSTEIHTARIGIIGVGRIGGTLAKLLNALGATVLGYDTNPRTDLDGIVQFVSKEELLKQADVVSLHVDLNPTSKGLLTANDFVMMKPTAGLVNASRGPVVNTADLVTALKSGEIAAATLDTFEGEETVAAADRREKGLDDQPLVKELHEMDNVILTPHIAFFTNLAVKNMVDISLDDVMTILNSEKSPHEITL
- a CDS encoding OsmC family protein; translation: MSKYKVTATKTTTGMQVSAGTRGFEITFDEPESTNTGMNPVEILLASFGACQAITAQALAKKRNFDLRAFWVTIEGDLGREDVADGKNVRKFTEIRYQPHLRSSESDEDIKKFLADVAAKCPVENTLTYGTKFVQDGFVKVD